A part of Bacillus rossius redtenbacheri isolate Brsri chromosome 1, Brsri_v3, whole genome shotgun sequence genomic DNA contains:
- the LOC134528201 gene encoding uncharacterized protein LOC134528201 isoform X1 translates to MGDIERLMTRARMTDPVVLKYLHGCLNVKPLNCKLQQLQENSSKFPVKFPVQTVLCRSISSESDVTQSNLEKFVKSAYPILHEEVISLYIKFLEYKKKYGSAEEKLFYAKKGIIELVDRFLKKRAVVFMGKEDAYVLLDGKKGKGGWEDVGNEGPKSALNLKDCLSYDEMKLSALLSVSSHSYFINDGNRLNAGQPAEYMENIQRTGVVIGLTGARFERLEKMEWEDVLVTKEQNTDKKGYGAQNVASMPLFLWRQMWASFYGLGPYLPLYSQVEKYFPKLAQRYVKMDQDYFDNIAYSNRMAISFETLLLEAQHRAEEAQTSAYIHVVGIGLGGAWMASQHQEEVFMDSFAYALKRLLPALPNVSDINFSSFKQTSCGGVVHGGFFYSKARPKGIQIHFSKRNPHEKIDTLKDKLLVVTYPWDSNALPGNEFWIGSLTDSGGSAEACSSQISELHNPHINSTRICGSNLHIATTSWGVIHVSEFARWKHVVSKTQTL, encoded by the exons ATGGGAGACATAgaaagattaatg ACAAGGGCAAGAATGACTGACCCTGTTGTTCTCAAGTATCTTCACGGATGTTTGAATGTGAAACCATTGAACTGTAAACTACAGCAGCTCCAAGAGAACAGTtcaaaatttcctgtaaaattccCAGTTCAGACAGTTCTGTGTAGATCCATATCGAGTGAGTCGGACGTCACACAATCAAATCTAGAGAAGTTTGTCAAGTCAGCTTATCCAATCTTGCATGAAGAAGTTATTTCACTGTACATAAAATTTTTGGAGTATAAGAAAAAGTATGGATCTGCAGAAGAGAAGCTTTTCTATGCCAAAAAGGGCATCATCGAACTGGTCGATCGCTTTCTGAAGAAGCGTGCTGTTGTATTTATGGGAAAAGAAGATGCTTATGTTCTACTTGATGGTAAAAAGGGCAAAGGTGGCTGGGAAGATGTAGGAAATGAAGGCCCAAAATCTGCTCTGAATTTGAAAGACTGCTTGAGTTATGATGAGATGAAACTCTCAGCTTTGTTGTCTGTTTCTTCACACAGCTACTTCATAAATGATGGCAACAGGCTGAACGCTGGCCAACCAGCCGAATATATGGAAAACATTCAGAGAACAGGAGTTGTTATAGGCTTAACTGGAGCAAGGTTTGAGCGCCTAGAGAAAATGGAATGGGAAGATGTTTTGGTCACAAAAGAGCAGAATACAGACAAAAAAGGTTATGGTGCACAAAATGTTGCGAGCATGCCTCTCTTTTTGTGGAGACAAATGTGGGCTTCGTTTTACGGTCTTGGTCCTTACCTTCCACTCTACTCGCAAGTAGAGAAATATTTCCCAAAGCTGGCACAGCGATACGTTAAGATGGACCAAGACTATTTTGACAACATAGCGTACAGCAATCGTATGGCCATATCATTCGAGACACTTCTTCTGGAAGCCCAGCATCGAGCCGAAGAAGCACAAACAAGTGCCTACATCCACGTTGTTGGGATCGGCCTAGGAGGTGCTTGGATGGCTTCCCAACACCAGGAGGAAGTTTTCATGGATTCTTTCGCCTATGCACTGAAAAGATTGCTGCCTGCCCTGCCAAACGTGTCGGACATAAACTTTTCATCGTTCAAGCAGACTTCGTGCGGGGGAGTGGTCCACGGTGGCTTCTTCTATTCCAAGGCACGCCCAAAAGGCATACAAATTCACTTCTCTAAAAGAAACCCTCATGAGAAAATAGACACGCTGAAAGATAAACTACTCGTAGTGACGTATCCATGGGACAGCAATGCTCTGCCTGGAAATGAGTTCTGGATTGGATCTTTAACGGACTCAGGAGGCTCTGCCGAGGCGTGCTCCAGCCAGATTTCTGAGCTTCACAACCCACACATCAACAGCACCAGGATATGCGGCAGCAACCTGCACATTGCAACCACCAGCTGGGGAGTGATACACGTGTCAGAGTTTGCACGATGGAAACATGTTGTCAGCAAAACACAGACTCTATGA
- the LOC134528201 gene encoding uncharacterized protein LOC134528201 isoform X2 → MTDPVVLKYLHGCLNVKPLNCKLQQLQENSSKFPVKFPVQTVLCRSISSESDVTQSNLEKFVKSAYPILHEEVISLYIKFLEYKKKYGSAEEKLFYAKKGIIELVDRFLKKRAVVFMGKEDAYVLLDGKKGKGGWEDVGNEGPKSALNLKDCLSYDEMKLSALLSVSSHSYFINDGNRLNAGQPAEYMENIQRTGVVIGLTGARFERLEKMEWEDVLVTKEQNTDKKGYGAQNVASMPLFLWRQMWASFYGLGPYLPLYSQVEKYFPKLAQRYVKMDQDYFDNIAYSNRMAISFETLLLEAQHRAEEAQTSAYIHVVGIGLGGAWMASQHQEEVFMDSFAYALKRLLPALPNVSDINFSSFKQTSCGGVVHGGFFYSKARPKGIQIHFSKRNPHEKIDTLKDKLLVVTYPWDSNALPGNEFWIGSLTDSGGSAEACSSQISELHNPHINSTRICGSNLHIATTSWGVIHVSEFARWKHVVSKTQTL, encoded by the coding sequence ATGACTGACCCTGTTGTTCTCAAGTATCTTCACGGATGTTTGAATGTGAAACCATTGAACTGTAAACTACAGCAGCTCCAAGAGAACAGTtcaaaatttcctgtaaaattccCAGTTCAGACAGTTCTGTGTAGATCCATATCGAGTGAGTCGGACGTCACACAATCAAATCTAGAGAAGTTTGTCAAGTCAGCTTATCCAATCTTGCATGAAGAAGTTATTTCACTGTACATAAAATTTTTGGAGTATAAGAAAAAGTATGGATCTGCAGAAGAGAAGCTTTTCTATGCCAAAAAGGGCATCATCGAACTGGTCGATCGCTTTCTGAAGAAGCGTGCTGTTGTATTTATGGGAAAAGAAGATGCTTATGTTCTACTTGATGGTAAAAAGGGCAAAGGTGGCTGGGAAGATGTAGGAAATGAAGGCCCAAAATCTGCTCTGAATTTGAAAGACTGCTTGAGTTATGATGAGATGAAACTCTCAGCTTTGTTGTCTGTTTCTTCACACAGCTACTTCATAAATGATGGCAACAGGCTGAACGCTGGCCAACCAGCCGAATATATGGAAAACATTCAGAGAACAGGAGTTGTTATAGGCTTAACTGGAGCAAGGTTTGAGCGCCTAGAGAAAATGGAATGGGAAGATGTTTTGGTCACAAAAGAGCAGAATACAGACAAAAAAGGTTATGGTGCACAAAATGTTGCGAGCATGCCTCTCTTTTTGTGGAGACAAATGTGGGCTTCGTTTTACGGTCTTGGTCCTTACCTTCCACTCTACTCGCAAGTAGAGAAATATTTCCCAAAGCTGGCACAGCGATACGTTAAGATGGACCAAGACTATTTTGACAACATAGCGTACAGCAATCGTATGGCCATATCATTCGAGACACTTCTTCTGGAAGCCCAGCATCGAGCCGAAGAAGCACAAACAAGTGCCTACATCCACGTTGTTGGGATCGGCCTAGGAGGTGCTTGGATGGCTTCCCAACACCAGGAGGAAGTTTTCATGGATTCTTTCGCCTATGCACTGAAAAGATTGCTGCCTGCCCTGCCAAACGTGTCGGACATAAACTTTTCATCGTTCAAGCAGACTTCGTGCGGGGGAGTGGTCCACGGTGGCTTCTTCTATTCCAAGGCACGCCCAAAAGGCATACAAATTCACTTCTCTAAAAGAAACCCTCATGAGAAAATAGACACGCTGAAAGATAAACTACTCGTAGTGACGTATCCATGGGACAGCAATGCTCTGCCTGGAAATGAGTTCTGGATTGGATCTTTAACGGACTCAGGAGGCTCTGCCGAGGCGTGCTCCAGCCAGATTTCTGAGCTTCACAACCCACACATCAACAGCACCAGGATATGCGGCAGCAACCTGCACATTGCAACCACCAGCTGGGGAGTGATACACGTGTCAGAGTTTGCACGATGGAAACATGTTGTCAGCAAAACACAGACTCTATGA
- the LOC134528202 gene encoding uncharacterized protein LOC134528202 isoform X1, producing MEAESANILQQVIRNSDQFPVKFPIDAVRCASLIRKSAELPAVLNEFSRSAYPVLHESVLPLYDNFLMYKKSHGSEEEKRLYVSMTVVELVDRLLNKRAVAFLNPCDSYLLVDGRRGNGDWDDIGKEGSNSSLRLADCLSYDEMKLSAFLSVSSYSYFINNGNRNNVGIPAKDMQSVEKTGVVIGLIGARFERPEKMDWEEVMVTREQNVVQKGYGSHELAAKPKYFWRKLWCEFYNLGSCLPLYSEVESGLNKSETNRYERLRFSGNYFDNTVFACRLAMSFETLLIEAQHRAQLADKYAYIHVVGIGLGVWMISSHQQKIFLDSFAGCLRRLLPVLQNVADVNFAWFTESTVGGVPHGGYFRSSEHARGIQVHFSRRNPHDKLEDPHCDNSHCDKLLVVSYAWDSNALPGNEFWLGMLAASGDPAEACSSQIAELHNSHINNTYVCGSNLHIATRKWGVLRMDQFALKSL from the coding sequence ATGGAAGCAGAATCAGCCAACATTTTACAGCAAGTTATTCGAAATAGTGACCAGTTTCCGGTCAAATTTCCCATTGATGCAGTGCGGTGTGCATCTTTGATACGCAAGTCGGCTGAGTTGCCTGCTGTCCTAAATGAGTTTTCTAGGTCAGCATACCCAGTTTTACATGAGTCTGTTCTCCCgttatatgataattttttgatGTACAAAAAGAGTCATGGTTCTGAAGAAGAAAAACGCTTGTATGTCAGCATGACCGTTGTAGAACTGGTGGATCGTCTGCTAAATAAACGTGCTGTAGCATTCTTAAATCCGTGTGATTCCTATCTTTTAGTTGATGGTCGTCGTGGCAATGGTGATTGGGATGACATAGGGAAGGAAGGCTCAAATTCCTCTTTACGTTTGGCTGACTGTTTGAGCTATGACGAAATGAAGCTGTCAGCTTTTTTGTCAGTCTCGTCGTACAGTTACTTCATAAATAATGGTAACAGGAACAATGTGGGCATACCAGCTAAAGATATGCAAAGCGTGGAAAAAACGGGAGTTGTTATTGGTTTGATTGGAGCACGATTTGAGCGTCCAGAGAAAATGGATTGGGAAGAAGTGATGGTCACAAGGGAACAGAATGTAGTGCAGAAAGGCTATGGTTCCCACGAGCTTGCAGCAAAGCCAAAGTATTTCTGGCGAAAGCTGTGGTGTGAATTTTATAATTTGGGCTCATGCCTTCCTTTGTACTCTGAGGTAGAAAGCGGCTTGAACAAGAGTGAGACCAATCGCTACGAGAGGTTGCGATTCAGCGGCAATTACTTTGACAACACAGTATTTGCCTGTCGTTTGGCCATGTCTTTCGAAACACTTTTGATAGAAGCCCAGCACCGTGCCCAGTTAGCAGACAAGTACGCTTACATACACGTTGTGGGCATTGGGTTGGGTGTGTGGATGATTTCAAGTCACCAGCAGAAAATTTTCCTGGATTCGTTCGCTGGTTGTTTGAGAAGATTGTTGCCGGTTTTACAAAATGTAGCAGACGTCAACTTTGCGTGGTTCACGGAAAGCACAGTTGGGGGGGTACCACACGGTGGATATTTTCGTTCAAGTGAACACGCAAGAGGCATACAAGTTCACTTTTCCAGGAGAAACCCTCATGATAAACTAGAGGACCCGCACTGTGATAACTCGCACTGTGATAAACTACTTGTGGTCTCGTACGCTTGGGACAGCAATGCCCTTCCAGGAAATGAATTTTGGTTGGGAATGTTGGCGGCCTCAGGAGACCCGGCGGAAGCGTGCTCCAGTCAGATTGCAGAGCTCCATAACTCGCACATTAATAACACGTATGTGTGTGGGTCTAATCTGCACATTGCGACTAGAAAATGGGGGGTGTTGCGTATGGACCAGTTTGCACTCAAATCTTTGTAG